The Candidatus Poribacteria bacterium DNA window GTATTTTAATCTTGATACACTGCGCGAACCGAGCAAGTTCAAAGGCTGGTTGAGACAGATTGCGCGGAACGTCTGCATCTCTTGGCTTCGCCGTCAAAAGCCTTTCGTGTCGTATGAAAAATTAATTTCGGACAGTCAAACGCGAGAGCAGATTGAGATGCGAAGTTCGCAAACTGTGTTGACGCCCGAAGAACAGTTGCTAGCACATGAAGCCTTCGCTAACCTAGAAAACTATATCTGTTATCTCAGCGAAGCCCATCAGGAGATTATTCGACTTTACTACTTTCAGGGATTGACATACCAAGAGATTTCGGAGATGTTGGAGCTCTCCAAGAGTGCAATTAAAAGCAGGCTCCATCGAGCTAGAGAAAAGTTGAAAGGAGTTTACGAGAATGAACGAAAAATTAACTGAACAGAGCGTTGAATCC harbors:
- a CDS encoding sigma-70 family RNA polymerase sigma factor; the encoded protein is MDDAVLIHQTLSGDDWAFEILVGRYQSAVFGWIRQTLPYTEQDEDLAQEVFIQAYFNLDTLREPSKFKGWLRQIARNVCISWLRRQKPFVSYEKLISDSQTREQIEMRSSQTVLTPEEQLLAHEAFANLENYICYLSEAHQEIIRLYYFQGLTYQEISEMLELSKSAIKSRLHRAREKLKGVYENERKIN